The stretch of DNA CATTTTCGTGTGTTGGTTAGTAATAGCTCTCAATAGCTTAAGAGTGGCAACTAGAGTGTTTAACAGATCAGGTTGATGGATTCTTAGGGCTTGTCTACAAATTAAAAACACTAGTATAACAGAGCAGAGCAGTTGGGTTCGCTGTCTTGCTGCAATATGGTGGGCTTCCTGGCATGTTGCCGCTTCTTGATTGTTTTGATGGCttgatattaataaatcaatgaAATATTGATGGATTTCTGGTTGAGGCGATCACTTGGCTGGCTCTAGCCAGTGCTTCACATTCTCTGGCTAGCTGTTACCACCTTACCATAATCTTTTCTTGTTCCGTATTCATATGTCTGAATCAGGCAGGGGATACTCCCCTAGtttgagaaaaggaaaacaagctTCTGCTTCATTCTCTGGTTTACCATCATCTGGCTAGCTATCTGAATTAGACAGGGATATTTACTACTATTTTTCTCCACTGATGAATTGTATTAATTTActatctgaaaaaaattgcTGTAAACAACATATGGCATTGAGCCAATGATCCTTTGGATCTTACTTTTGGGCTCTGCCTGGCACTGAATTTGGTTTTGCTAGTTATCATAACTTTGGGTTCTATTTGGTGTATAGTCTTCATCATGGTTGATGCTAATTCCTACATTTTTGTTGGAAAATTGAACCTTTAAATTTTTGTCATGAATTCCTCAAATGTAAATATTCGTCTTCTCAGACCTTTTCTGCAAAGTGGCAAGAGTAAACCCTTTGACTCCACCGTGCGGCTGCGGTCACTGACAAGTGGGGTCGGGGAGTCAGCAATGTGCGGCATTGCTCTCATCCTCTCTGGAGGCCGCATAGTTGTCGTGCCCCCTGCCACCGTCACCGATGCTGCTGCCGGAATCCATCCAGGCGACGAGGTACTGCACCTTCCACCCGTTCCAAACCTCCCAAGCTCGAGCGGAGCCCCACCCATTCTGACCATGGGGTTGAGTTCCCTGAACCCTAAACCCTAGTCAAGTAAGGCTGATGCGTGTGCTTGCAGGGGAAGGGTGTCACGGTGGATGAGCTCAAGGAGGCCCTGCAGCGGCGTGGCCCGGATAGCCTTGGCTGTGAGAGGCTCCGCGTTCACGAGGACGGCACCATCCTAGGTTGCTTGGTGGAGTCctatgcttgggagtttttgGTCGCTGAATTGCTTCAGGCATTTCATAATTTGACTGTTGTGCATTTCAGGAATTGATGGATGTAATTTTGGGGTTGGGGATGGAGGTGACATGGGTGACACAGAGCTGTGCTTCATTGGCGCGACACTGCAGCTCAGGGGAGCTGGGCCGGTTTCGCAGCCGATGGTGGCACAATCAGGAAGTATTCTAGTATATAATGGTGATGCTGCTAAACTAAATTTTCCTTGTTTATATTACCAACTGATTCCTTTTTGTATGCTATTAtgatgtactccctccatttcacaatgcaagattttctagccttgcctagattcatatggatactattCAATCTAGACACATGTACAAACTATATGTATTGATCAATGATCAATAGATGATTCTAGGaaatgctagaaagttttacattatggaatggagggagtatatagcTATGGCCTTCACATGTGTGGTTTCTTCCATCCAAGTTTTTGACACtgaaattattattttgaatttttaattaaggtgAGATTTATGGAGGGATTCATGTTGCTGATGATCAGAATGACACTCTATCACTTCTATCATCACTGGAATCTTGTTGTTCCTGTGACTGCCATGCTTTTGTTAGGGATGAAGCATGTCCCTGTTGTGGAAGTGTTGGGAAATCAGTTCCACAAATCCTTTCCACAATCAAAGGTCCATGGGCTTTGATATACTGGCAGGCAGGTAATCGTTATGTTTGTCTAGTTTAGAGTTTCTTCCAGATTATATTTCTAACACCCGAGCCACCTTGAACTCTCAGAAGGACTCAAAAACAATTTGGTTTGGACGTGATGCATTTGGAAGAAGAAGCCTCTTGGTACATTGGCCCACACATGATGATTCACGCTTCATACTATCGTCAGTATCACCTCCTTCATTTGCAAGTAGTAACACTGGTAAGTGGTAAGATATCTTTAATCTTCATGTGCATGCCATATAAAATGTTTGCATATGcactttgttttttcaaacatgaaaaatttcATGGAGTTAATGTAGTTTATGGTATTCTCTGCACCTAAATTTCAGATTATATTCATGCTTTGGAGGGTAATTATTAGTTTATTACATTCTAATAATTGATTAATAATCATATCATTTATACAACTATACACTTACCTTCACTCCTACAGCATCAACTGTCAAAGGCATGGAGTCAGGGGCAGATAATGACTCTTCTGAGTCCACAAACATGAATTACTGGGAAGAGCTTCCCTGTGGGATATACAGCATCCAATTGAAAGGCCTTGAAAAAAATGGCATGTGTATTAAGGAAGCGTGTATCTTCGAAGTTAGGAGACATGACTGGTTTGACTCTTCATTGGGTAAATTAATCCAGTGGAAGAGGAAATCAATAGTTCCAGCTATGGATGACTTAACCTTACATAAGAATCCTGTAGGGGACTATCACTTGTCTCAGAGCATCAAAAGCCCAGCCGGAGCTGAGAAAAATACAGGTAAGGTCCAACTGGGTTGGCATAGGGAGATCTTTTCATCTTGTATTGGTACATCTCCAGCAATTGACATAAAACAGTAAAGTGCAAGAAATAATTActcctgaattttttttgaataaaatgctACTGAGGAAACTTGACTATTCACAATTATATTTCCATTCAGCATATCGAGTGTTGATTGCGTTACGAGAATCTGTAATGCTGCGAACCAAGGTGAACACACTCTTTCAGGTGAGTGACCACTGAGGCACTGATttactgtttttgttttgtactTGTGATTCTTTTTCCAACTCCAGTAGGCTAGTTGAAAATAGTTCTATATTGTTTGGACTCACTACAGTACATTGCATGTTATATAGTTCATTGACAGTCCATTTTTTTGAACAGGATGATCTAGATAAACTAAAGGATGATGAGTTAGCTCCAATAGCAATCCTTTTTTCTGGTGGCTTGGACTCCATGATACTTGCAGCATTATTAGATCAGTGCCTTGATTCCAAATGTAACTTCAACTGTtgcttttactattttttgttcAATACTGTTAGCATTTCAATACATCATGTTCAGTACTCTCAGCATTTATTACATTAACTGAAGAAGGTTAGCTGCATATGCCACCCTGTATACTTTGATATGTGAGGaagagtaattaatttttaacagGGACAATTGATTTGTTGAACGTCAGCTTTGACGGAAAACTTGCTCCAGATAGGATTTCTGCACTGGCAGGACTTAAAGAACTTCAGAGAATCTCCCCTATCCGTAGGTGATTTGACTTCTGAACATATCACATTTAACTGTTTTGCACACTTCAATTGCACAAGATTTCTGTTTAATTCAATGGTGTACCCAATTTTTTACAACTCTTACTATAGCCTGATGAGGGatgtgtttgttttatttccttttcaaaCCTTCTAGCTAGCCAGTGAATGTACATCAAGCCATCAATGCAAAATgatactagtagtatatattcTGTGTAATTACACTTTTGCTCTCTTACTAACAGCTCATCCTTGTTCACCTTCCTTGGCTCCCACTAATCTGTAATGACTTGCCATTTGATTGTAACTACTGATTTCCATATTCTCTTCTTACTAAATACTTATCTACAATTTGTTGTTAACCATGCTAGCAGTCTTAGGCTCTTCTTGTGTAGTGTTTTATGTCAGAAAGCCTGGGTGGTGCTAAAtctagttgttttttttttgtttattttagatggCGTCTTGTTGAGATTGACACAGCTTTGAACAACTTGAAAGGAGAAAGTGAACATGTTATGTCACTTATACACCCTTCAAATACTTATATGGTTTGTATCTTTGTTACATCCTTGATATGTTAATTTAACTGATCTATGGTAGCTTTATGAAGTTAAAATACTGTATTTCCTGTACAGGATTTGAACATTGGTATCGCTCTCTGGTTGGCTGCTGGTGGGGATGGTTGGGTGGATGGAAGTATATGCAGCATGCAAGATGGTAGTCGTTACAAGTACAAGTCAACTTCTAGAGTTCTTTTAGTCGGTTCTGGGGCTGATGAGCAATGCGCTGGCTATGGAAGACATAGGACTAAATATAGACTTGGAGGGTATGTGCGTAAGCATCAATTTGATTTGTTATAGACTATAAATACTACTTGAAATGTTCTTGCACTGCGTCTGCAACAGtcttgatttgtttttgtgCCCTCTATTTAGCTGGGTTGCACTTGATGAGGAGATGAGACTAGATGTGCaaagaatctggaaaagaaaTATGGGAAGAGATGATAGGTGCATTTCAGACCATGGGAAGGAGGTAATTTCTGTAATGCTTGATGAATTAGAATGTTCAGGTTTAGGTTTCTGAATATCTGATGTGAACTACTGTCCATGCTACAGGCACGTTTTCCATTTCTTGATGAGAATGTGATCAAAACTATGTTGGAAATTCCATTGTGGGAGATTTGTAAGCTTGATGAACCTGTTGGAAAGGGCGACAAGAAGATTTTGAGAGAGGTTTGTGCTTGTTCTGGGCTAATCCATACGGTAGCTTTTACAATAAACTGAAATGTGCATTTGAAAAATCACATATAACACATTGGCATGAACCTGGCATTCCTTCCCTAAAATCTGAAATCTAATTCTGATAGAGCATTACTTGCATTCTTGTGCTAGTTAACACTGCACATCACAGAGCGTAATCTCCTTTTTGGTGACCCAATATCTGTGGGCGATGTTAATTCATATCTGTTATGTTGAAGGTCGCAAACCTGCTGGGCTTAAAGGAGGCTGCACTTCAACCAAAGCGGGCAATCCAGGTGCATATTAAAACCCAACAGCAGCGGTAGTTTCTGTGCGTTGACACTAACTCCATCCTCTGCTTTTTATGCAGTTTGGTTCAAGAATAGCAAGGGAGTCGAACCGCAAGAACTTCGGGAGTAACCGAGCCGCCAACCAGGCTTCCGCTGGCAGCGTCGAGATTCACCAGCGTGCACTCCACTGAAGCGGAAGCTGCGGGATGCAGCGGAGACTGTCAGGCTGTGGTTTTGGTTGTGATGCAATGTAGCTCTTGTTTGTTCTGTCAAATTCTGCTCCTTCTGTATTGaagggcttttttttttcccattcttTTTTCACTCGATGTAACTTGGGCCTATTTGGACCAGAGGCTATATGGAGGCAACCCATAaaactggattttttttatatctttactacttaaaaagaaaaaggtctACCAAAAATCCCTGAACTTAGATGTGAGTCTATTCTTCATTCCTTAACCAGAATATCAGAAATGTATGCCCCTAAACTTGTAAAATccgtgtaaaaaaaatcccttgGCAgtattgacttattttttgacTGGTTTTGCTGACATGGCGTATGGTGGGTCCCATgtgttaggttttttttttttctctttgcttctttgcttcctttcctttttcattTCCATGctgctcttcttcctctcttctctcctagACTAGGGCGTAGGCAGCAGCAGGTTGGAGGGTGGAGCGCAGGTGGGTGACGATCGGTCTCATAGGCACAGGAGCGAACGGTGCCGAGTGGGGGCAGTGATCGAGGTGGTGGCGGCTTGCGGACGCTGATGCAGTGCATGGCGGTcgggtggacggcgaccgagGTGGTGGTGACTTGCGGCGGCCGCGTGGACGATGACCGGTCGCGCAGCAGTGGTTTGCGCGGGCTTGGACAATCCACGACCATACGTTTTATAATCGGATTAGCACGCAAGAACCGCATTTGCAATCGCACACTGGATggcatgaaagaaaaaaaacgtgAATGGTGGAGTCCGGCGATGTGATGCTGCTCCTCTCCtgcccctcttcttcttccttcttcccGTCCATGTCGCTAGCTAACTAGATccatgcattgcattgcatgacATACGTACGGATTTACTGGAGGCAGTGCGCGAGGAAGGAGTCGACGGCACCGAGGGCGAGGGGCGCAGCAGTCAGCAGCTGCCGCGGCGGAGGTGCCGCTGGCGCTACCCGGACCGGGTGCGGCGGCCGACGCCTTGGAGGCGAGCACGGAGGTGGCGCCGGACGCGGCGACCACGAGTGCCGCGAAGGCTGTTAGGAGTAATCTTGTCATTAGTGAattttcatgtttatttttgttagtaTGCATGTATACGTATTGTTCATCAAGTGCACCAAAGGTCTTagtcaagatcaaggcaacTAAGTGAGATTTTGTGCCAAGAGAATAGGTCCAACCGTCGAGAGAAGTAGAATCTTGCATGCAAAGCTTCACGTGTGTGCATGGCTACGTGCTAGAAGTTGGTAGTTAATTATGCATGTAATTAGTTTACTTGGTCATTAGTTTACCTAGAGAGTGAGAGGAGAGATTCCCAACAAAGGCGATCTTCTCCGTCATCGTGCCGGCACCCTagttcctctcttcttcttctccggcgagccGCACCACCACGTGATCAATTGATCAAGAGGTGTTTATTAGTAGCTGGGGTAGCTCTGGATTATTCGAGAGCCATCGAGAGACTAGTTGGCCTGATCTCTTTGCCGTCGCGGCCCCCGCTCGGTTGCGCCATCTAGCCGCTGGCTTGCCCGCCGATTTGGTCACTACCGCCCGCGAGATCGGTCGTCACCCACCCGCGCTCCACCCTTCAGGTTGCTGCTGCCCGCGCTCTAGCctaggagagaagagaggaagaagagcagcatgaagagaaaagaaaaggaagcaaagaagcattgagaaaaaaaattaaaaaaaacatgacatgtgggactcaCCATGCGCCATGTCAGCAAAACCAGTCAAAAATAAGTCAATATTGCCAAGGGACCTTTTTCAAACGGATTTCACGAGTTTAGGGatacacatttctggtattccAGTTAAAGGACGAAAAATAGACTCGCTTATAAGTTTAAGGACCTTTGGTGGACTTATTCCACTTAAAAATACGAAAATTTGTACGTCATGGGCCCCCACACACGCACACGGGCCATCAGCCTGCATTTGACTCCGCGCACCGCCTGGGCCGGCCTTGCCCCGTGCCCTTGGTTGGCCTACGTCTGTTGCTGGTCCGATTCTGTGAAAGCCCATGTGCAACAATAAGCCTAGCAAGCGAGCGGTCATCGTACACGAGTCCAATTTCAAGTCCCTCGCTtgtgtattttaattttgggCTTACAATTATCTAATTCTTTTTCCTAATTGCAGTTATTACATGCATCCTATCATTGATCTGTGCTACGGCTGTTCCGATCGATAGAGGAGTatttcattattaattaattagtttggcTAATTAAATCCGTATTGATCTAGCTTGTGTCacccatttattattacatatattatttatgattatttagcCTTGAGATAATTTTTGAGGAAAGGTTAATAATTCCTAGCTAATATTGTTGACCTTTTGACAcaaatttatgcaaatatgtgaaaatataagttatagttcaaatatatttagtaataattcataaaaaaaatgataattgtGCAAGTCTTTTGCATAAGAATAATGGTAAAATATGGACAAAAAAGTTGATGACATCATTTATTGAAACACGTAGGGAGcagttatttttataagattCACTTGTCCGCTGTCCGCTGAATGATATACACATAACACACATGAATaccatgtattttaatagagtTTTAAATAGAATGATTCCTTTTATCCCGTGTCAAAGCACCGGCATTTTGctagtattttattaaatttaaaaaaatatttttttttcaaaaatcacaaaactaatctCTAACGCCTAGCTTGCtcgtgaaaaaagaaaacatcaacTAGTAAACATCCACTAGTGCATAATAGATGACCTGACAGATGGCGAATGGGTGTGGGTGATGTCTGGTGGAGCCGACGAGAGGGCATATTGCCCTTGCCGTCTAGCTACTGGACGTTTTCTGTGTGAAAGGGGGCTGCATGCAAAGTTCAGAAGACATTCGGGGTTGTGGCCTTTGTGGGGGCATGTGGCAAGACTATTTTGCAGGCGGTTCCTTGTTGTCTTGTTAACTCATGTGCATTAGAACAGTCCTAATGCATGACACTAGTCTTGATTACTATATTCTTTATGTCATAACGACGAAAGTATATCAGATATCACTTCTCACAATGCAGATACTATCAATTCACATATGGATTTAACGTTACTCATTTCTTATTATGTACAATGCGTTGTGTAGAAACTATGTCTCATATAAGACAtaatttctttctcttcctgcATTTTGATCGCCTaccacatcatcttttattttatgtgacaacttatttaattttataaatatcatCTTAGTTATTGCattgcaaatatttttaatcttttttacttCAATGCCGAATGAATAAGGCGCTAGCCTACGGAACCTATTCCGAGTTTGATCGACAGTGAAGTCagcttacattttttttaccgacctatttataatttttgccCCCCAAAATACTAACACGGCCTAATCGAATGAAATGGGCCACAAAGTAGTCACTTTATGCCCATGAAATGTGAACTCAGGTGGGCCGTGGGCCCACGGGTGCTACCTGCTTTAAcacgcagccgccgccgcaaaaGGCCCGGAGCCGAAGCGAAACGAAACCCTTGGGCGAGATCGG from Oryza brachyantha chromosome 12, ObraRS2, whole genome shotgun sequence encodes:
- the LOC102704855 gene encoding asparagine synthetase domain-containing protein 1 isoform X1: MNSSNVNIRLLRPFLQSGKSKPFDSTVRLRSLTSGVGESAMCGIALILSGGRIVVVPPATVTDAAAGIHPGDEGKGVTVDELKEALQRRGPDSLGCERLRVHEDGTILGIDGCNFGVGDGGDMGDTELCFIGATLQLRGAGPVSQPMVAQSGSILVYNGEIYGGIHVADDQNDTLSLLSSLESCCSCDCHAFVRDEACPCCGSVGKSVPQILSTIKGPWALIYWQKDSKTIWFGRDAFGRRSLLVHWPTHDDSRFILSSVSPPSFASSNTASTVKGMESGADNDSSESTNMNYWEELPCGIYSIQLKGLEKNGMCIKEACIFEVRRHDWFDSSLGKLIQWKRKSIVPAMDDLTLHKNPVGDYHLSQSIKSPAGAEKNTAYRVLIALRESVMLRTKVNTLFQDDLDKLKDDELAPIAILFSGGLDSMILAALLDQCLDSKWTIDLLNVSFDGKLAPDRISALAGLKELQRISPIRRWRLVEIDTALNNLKGESEHVMSLIHPSNTYMDLNIGIALWLAAGGDGWVDGSICSMQDGSRYKYKSTSRVLLVGSGADEQCAGYGRHRTKYRLGGWVALDEEMRLDVQRIWKRNMGRDDRCISDHGKEARFPFLDENVIKTMLEIPLWEICKLDEPVGKGDKKILREVANLLGLKEAALQPKRAIQFGSRIARESNRKNFGSNRAANQASAGSVEIHQRALH
- the LOC102704855 gene encoding asparagine synthetase domain-containing protein 1 isoform X2; translation: MCGIALILSGGRIVVVPPATVTDAAAGIHPGDEGKGVTVDELKEALQRRGPDSLGCERLRVHEDGTILGIDGCNFGVGDGGDMGDTELCFIGATLQLRGAGPVSQPMVAQSGSILVYNGEIYGGIHVADDQNDTLSLLSSLESCCSCDCHAFVRDEACPCCGSVGKSVPQILSTIKGPWALIYWQKDSKTIWFGRDAFGRRSLLVHWPTHDDSRFILSSVSPPSFASSNTASTVKGMESGADNDSSESTNMNYWEELPCGIYSIQLKGLEKNGMCIKEACIFEVRRHDWFDSSLGKLIQWKRKSIVPAMDDLTLHKNPVGDYHLSQSIKSPAGAEKNTAYRVLIALRESVMLRTKVNTLFQDDLDKLKDDELAPIAILFSGGLDSMILAALLDQCLDSKWTIDLLNVSFDGKLAPDRISALAGLKELQRISPIRRWRLVEIDTALNNLKGESEHVMSLIHPSNTYMDLNIGIALWLAAGGDGWVDGSICSMQDGSRYKYKSTSRVLLVGSGADEQCAGYGRHRTKYRLGGWVALDEEMRLDVQRIWKRNMGRDDRCISDHGKEARFPFLDENVIKTMLEIPLWEICKLDEPVGKGDKKILREVANLLGLKEAALQPKRAIQFGSRIARESNRKNFGSNRAANQASAGSVEIHQRALH